From a region of the uncultured Desulfatiglans sp. genome:
- a CDS encoding conserved hypothetical protein (Evidence 4 : Unknown function but conserved in other organisms) produces MEHSVKTVEHLAKVTAGLRKIPGSAISSAEAQGTLTFVFGIAPQGLTSFEFELAGKKLGETFRVEPGEEQWPDFFGHLWTLLPADAAIEEGGCFEVEVLDIQESDQREIIRAMADTARCEDHCCGH; encoded by the coding sequence ATGGAGCATTCCGTCAAAACAGTAGAACATCTTGCCAAGGTAACCGCCGGGCTCCGGAAAATCCCCGGCTCCGCCATTTCCAGCGCCGAAGCACAGGGCACCTTGACGTTTGTCTTCGGCATCGCGCCCCAGGGTCTGACATCCTTCGAGTTCGAACTGGCAGGGAAGAAACTCGGTGAGACCTTCAGGGTCGAGCCCGGTGAGGAGCAGTGGCCGGACTTCTTCGGCCATCTCTGGACGCTGCTGCCCGCCGATGCGGCCATTGAGGAGGGGGGGTGCTTCGAGGTCGAGGTGTTGGACATTCAAGAAAGCGACCAGCGCGAGATCATCCGCGCAATGGCCGATACGGCCCGCTGCGAGGACCATTGCTGCGGGCACTGA
- a CDS encoding hypothetical protein (Evidence 5 : Unknown function) produces the protein MTQEAMAWFEEEEEIGTIRCAICGMAVDSVEEALDCDWAPFFYEGNDQHGPACASCSSALMRVDEFGEMEIKEEYRGKIRYLDEPLEDDGDFVFMGAIYN, from the coding sequence ATGACACAAGAGGCAATGGCCTGGTTTGAGGAAGAAGAAGAGATCGGCACCATAAGGTGCGCGATCTGTGGCATGGCGGTAGATTCGGTGGAGGAGGCCCTGGACTGCGACTGGGCGCCTTTTTTCTATGAGGGGAATGATCAGCACGGACCCGCGTGCGCCAGCTGTTCCAGCGCCCTGATGAGGGTGGATGAATTCGGGGAGATGGAGATCAAGGAGGAATACCGCGGCAAGATCCGCTACTTGGACGAGCCGCTCGAAGACGACGGCGACTTTGTATTCATGGGCGCGATCTACAACTGA
- a CDS encoding conserved hypothetical protein (Evidence 4 : Unknown function but conserved in other organisms), producing MMAGGEEKESCGCQVCPGQIEVPTERERAALAEMRAIKERVRMLKGSLDSIQEKGGDRSHMAKEIETTLDSLKAEWVRWEEERNAAAQERMRLLGHDETV from the coding sequence ATGATGGCAGGCGGTGAGGAGAAAGAAAGCTGTGGATGTCAGGTCTGTCCGGGGCAGATAGAGGTTCCCACGGAGAGGGAAAGAGCCGCGCTCGCAGAAATGAGGGCGATCAAGGAGCGTGTGCGGATGCTCAAAGGCAGCCTCGATTCCATCCAGGAGAAGGGCGGCGACCGGTCGCACATGGCGAAGGAAATTGAAACGACGCTCGACTCTCTCAAGGCCGAATGGGTGCGTTGGGAGGAAGAGCGCAACGCGGCCGCGCAGGAGCGCATGCGCCTGCTGGGCCATGATGAAACGGTTTGA
- a CDS encoding hypothetical protein (Evidence 5 : Unknown function) — protein sequence MSRRFGSPETRARSSRHRPDMLIFEYRFFKNQVKPVDELYF from the coding sequence ATGAGCCGGCGCTTCGGATCCCCGGAAACAAGGGCTCGATCTTCTCGACACCGGCCGGACATGCTTATTTTCGAATACAGATTTTTCAAGAACCAGGTCAAGCCCGTCGATGAGCTATATTTTTAA
- a CDS encoding Metallo-beta-lactamase domain protein, with amino-acid sequence MQIENDLHGFFWFNPTANNANTYFIDGSRRILIDPGHDHLFGHVETELERLGISPADIDVVLITHGHPDHIEAVRRFAGGPALVAMHTVELDFIRRMAPRYGQALGVADFAPQILLTEGGLEIGDLSFEVIHAPGHSPGSIALYWPQKKALFTGDVVFQGGIGRTDLPAGDGAQLKQSIQRLAQLDVELLLPGHGDMIRGREAVADNFREIETFWFGYL; translated from the coding sequence ATGCAAATAGAAAATGACCTGCACGGTTTTTTCTGGTTCAACCCGACGGCAAACAACGCCAACACCTATTTCATCGACGGCAGTCGCAGGATCCTGATCGACCCGGGGCATGACCATCTTTTCGGGCATGTCGAGACGGAACTCGAACGGCTCGGGATCAGCCCGGCAGACATCGATGTCGTCCTCATCACCCACGGGCACCCCGACCACATCGAGGCCGTCCGGCGTTTTGCGGGCGGCCCGGCCCTGGTCGCCATGCACACGGTCGAACTCGACTTCATCCGGCGCATGGCGCCGCGCTATGGCCAGGCCCTGGGGGTTGCGGATTTCGCGCCTCAGATCCTCCTGACGGAAGGCGGGCTCGAGATCGGCGATCTGTCCTTCGAGGTGATCCATGCGCCCGGTCACTCCCCAGGTTCCATCGCCCTCTACTGGCCGCAGAAGAAGGCGCTTTTCACCGGCGATGTCGTCTTTCAAGGAGGGATCGGCAGGACCGACCTCCCGGCAGGCGATGGCGCCCAGCTCAAGCAGAGCATCCAGCGGCTCGCCCAACTCGATGTGGAACTGCTCCTGCCGGGGCACGGCGACATGATCAGAGGCCGCGAGGCCGTGGCGGACAATTTCCGGGAGATCGAAACGTTCTGGTTCGGTTACCTGTAG
- the lysR gene encoding LysR substrate binding domain protein — MKKTIAQPPPDIDFDLRQLEIFRQVVDLKSFSKAAKAVFLSQASVSERIATLESHVGTRLLDRLGRQVIPTRAGELLYKHAALLLEMKRNALLEMQEFLGVQHGEIRMGGSTIPGEYILPRVIGAFRRRHPLLTVNILIGDSSEIENRVLEGGLELGVVGSKGGHQALIYTPLWDDELLVIVPADHHLAGQNELTLEALFKEPFVQREIGSGTLKILEDALQGAEKGGSLPLHVVARFGTSTAVKEAVKAGLGVSVLSWRAVQTELAAGALKALRIQGVSMQRRFYLIRDRRRTASPLCMALLDFLRSHPKEPENQP, encoded by the coding sequence ATGAAAAAAACAATCGCACAGCCGCCCCCGGACATCGACTTCGACCTTCGCCAGTTGGAGATCTTCCGCCAAGTCGTCGACCTGAAGAGCTTCTCGAAGGCGGCCAAGGCCGTCTTCCTCTCCCAGGCATCGGTCAGCGAGCGGATCGCGACCTTGGAAAGCCACGTGGGAACTCGGCTGCTCGACCGGCTGGGCCGCCAGGTGATCCCCACCAGGGCCGGCGAACTCCTTTACAAGCATGCCGCACTGCTCCTTGAGATGAAACGCAACGCGCTCCTTGAGATGCAGGAGTTTCTGGGCGTCCAGCACGGTGAGATCCGCATGGGCGGCAGCACCATCCCCGGCGAGTACATTCTCCCGAGGGTCATCGGCGCCTTTCGGAGGCGTCATCCACTCCTCACGGTCAACATCCTGATCGGCGACAGCAGCGAGATCGAGAACCGTGTCCTGGAAGGCGGGCTGGAACTGGGCGTCGTCGGATCGAAGGGCGGGCATCAGGCCCTGATCTACACCCCGCTCTGGGACGACGAACTCCTCGTGATCGTCCCCGCGGACCACCACCTGGCCGGTCAGAACGAACTGACGCTCGAAGCGCTTTTCAAGGAGCCGTTCGTCCAGAGGGAGATCGGGTCCGGGACCCTCAAGATCCTGGAAGATGCTTTGCAGGGCGCTGAGAAAGGCGGATCGCTCCCTCTCCATGTCGTGGCGCGCTTCGGCACCTCGACCGCGGTCAAGGAAGCGGTCAAGGCCGGACTCGGCGTGTCGGTCCTTTCGTGGCGGGCCGTCCAGACGGAGCTCGCCGCCGGGGCCCTGAAGGCCCTGAGGATCCAAGGCGTCTCGATGCAGCGCCGCTTCTACCTCATCCGGGACCGCAGGCGCACCGCCTCGCCGCTGTGCATGGCCCTGCTGGATTTCCTGCGATCCCATCCCAAGGAGCCTGAGAACCAACCATGA
- a CDS encoding hypothetical protein (Evidence 5 : Unknown function) has protein sequence MDQHDKIRQSFLSVSIGRFLHPDLHVPADRGFVDDLAAVVIDDLVDPLELVALDDEGEALPGVDDAKT, from the coding sequence TTGGATCAGCATGACAAAATCCGGCAGTCCTTCCTTTCAGTCAGCATCGGCCGTTTTCTCCACCCGGATTTGCACGTCCCGGCCGACCGGGGCTTTGTCGACGACCTTGCCGCCGTTGTGATCGATGACCTTGTTGACCCGCTCGAGCTTGTCGCGCTCGACGATGAAGGCGAAGCTCTCCCCGGGGTGGATGATGCGAAGACATAA
- the waaA gene encoding 3-deoxy-D-manno-octulosonic-acid transferase, whose amino-acid sequence MLIQCYAILGWVLFYCLAPLLLWIPLSNPRYRVHFRERLGLLPLRRLKALGGGPRFWIHAVSLGEVKVAEAFAQAIRRHVPDAVFVVSTITPHGRRLAEEVFREQALVVHSPLDAAPCVKRALKAVRPDVLVLLETEIWPLWVAAADRMHIRTAIVNGRISARSIKRYVKLRAFFRPVLERISLFSMITAADRDRILAMGAPRERVVVSGNAKYDLLGKSIRPEDAERFRRLLSVDEGQPVVVAGSTRTGEEETLLKTFRRVREVFPEAVLVIAPRHLERVREIEALVKRSGFSCELRTGLEGPGRRRTAPVVILDTFGELFGLYSIATLAFCGASLVPLGGQNPLEPAAWGKMVLYGPSMDDFSDARALLEAAGAGETVHDGDELAERIIWHLAHPEASGERAAKGRQAVLQNLAAAERHALEIVKLTGPFTL is encoded by the coding sequence ATGCTGATCCAATGCTACGCCATTCTGGGCTGGGTCCTGTTCTATTGCCTCGCCCCGCTCCTGCTCTGGATTCCGCTCTCGAACCCCCGGTACCGGGTCCATTTCAGGGAGCGGCTCGGGCTGCTGCCCCTGCGGCGCCTGAAGGCTTTGGGAGGCGGCCCGCGCTTCTGGATCCATGCCGTCTCGCTCGGCGAGGTCAAGGTCGCCGAGGCGTTCGCTCAGGCGATCCGAAGGCATGTGCCGGATGCAGTCTTCGTCGTTTCGACGATCACCCCCCATGGACGCCGTCTGGCCGAGGAGGTTTTCAGGGAGCAGGCGCTGGTCGTCCACTCCCCGCTGGATGCGGCGCCCTGCGTGAAGCGGGCGCTGAAGGCCGTCCGACCCGACGTCCTCGTCCTGCTGGAGACCGAGATCTGGCCGCTCTGGGTCGCCGCGGCCGACCGCATGCACATTCGAACGGCGATCGTCAACGGCCGCATCTCCGCCCGCTCTATCAAACGGTACGTAAAGCTCCGTGCGTTCTTCCGGCCGGTGCTCGAGCGTATCAGCCTTTTCAGCATGATCACCGCGGCCGACCGTGACCGCATCCTTGCGATGGGCGCACCCCGGGAGCGGGTGGTCGTGAGCGGGAACGCCAAATACGACCTGCTCGGCAAATCTATCCGCCCGGAAGACGCGGAGCGTTTCCGCCGGCTGCTCTCGGTGGACGAAGGCCAGCCGGTCGTCGTGGCCGGCAGCACCCGCACAGGCGAAGAGGAAACGCTTTTGAAGACCTTCCGGCGCGTCCGGGAGGTCTTCCCTGAGGCCGTGCTCGTCATCGCACCGCGCCACCTCGAGCGGGTGCGGGAGATCGAGGCGCTCGTCAAGCGCTCCGGTTTTTCCTGCGAGCTGCGGACCGGGCTCGAGGGACCCGGCCGGCGGCGCACCGCCCCGGTCGTCATCCTCGACACCTTCGGGGAGCTTTTCGGACTGTACAGCATCGCGACCCTGGCCTTCTGCGGGGCGAGCCTGGTGCCGCTCGGCGGCCAGAACCCGCTCGAACCGGCGGCCTGGGGCAAAATGGTCCTCTACGGGCCGTCGATGGACGATTTCTCGGACGCGCGCGCCCTGCTCGAGGCGGCCGGCGCCGGCGAAACGGTGCACGACGGCGACGAACTGGCCGAGCGGATCATCTGGCACCTGGCACACCCGGAAGCGAGCGGGGAGCGGGCCGCCAAAGGCCGCCAGGCCGTACTCCAGAACCTGGCGGCGGCCGAGCGCCACGCCCTGGAGATCGTGAAACTCACCGGACCTTTCACCCTATGA